In the genome of Carassius carassius chromosome 47, fCarCar2.1, whole genome shotgun sequence, one region contains:
- the LOC132130867 gene encoding putative nuclease HARBI1 has protein sequence MACPFLRDVVDEEALVLRRAFRRERVFRDRLDPLAFPDDHLYERYRFSADGTRYLCRLLGPRIKHRTARSHALSVEQMVCVALRFFASGAFLYSVGDAEQLNKATICRTIRSVCLAIKALADVFISFPGHRRLCDIKEEFYRIAGFPNVIGAVDCTQIRIKAPSGAHEADFVNRKSFHSINVQMVCNADCVISNVVAKWPGSVHDSRIFRASEIYQCLSQGEFSGVLLGDRGYGCQPFLLTPFTDPQEAQQAYNHAHARTRARVEMTFGLLKARFHCLHKLRVSPVRACDITVACAVLHNVACLRKERAPRVPPAMDWDNPAIFPDDDSGRLLRDQYVLNYFS, from the exons ATGGCATGCCCATTCTTGCGAGATGTGGTGGATGAAGAAGCACTTGTGCTGAGGAGAGCCTTCAGGCGAGAAAGGGTCTTCAGGGACCGGTTGGACCCGCTGGCCTTCCCTGATGACCATCTATATGAAAGATACAGGTTTTCTGCAGATGGCACCAGGTATCTATGCAGACTACTGGGTCCCAGGATTAAGCACCGCACTGCACGGAGCCATGCACTGAGTGTGGAGCAAATGGTTTGTGTGGCCTTGCGCTTTTTTGCTAGTGGAGCCTTCTTGTACTCAGTGGGGGATGCAGAACAGTTGAACAAGGCCACAATTTGCCGCACAATAAGGAGTGTGTGTCTGGCTATCAAAGCATTAGCAGATGTCTTCATCTCCTTCCCTGGCCACAGAAGACTCTGTGACATCAAAGAGGAGTTCTATAGGATTGCAG GTTTCCCCAATGTCATTGGTGCAGTGGACTGCACACAAATAAGGATAAAAGCCCCCTCAGGTGCCCATGAGGCTGATTTTGTGAATAGGAAATCCTTTCACAGCATTAATGTTCAG ATGGTCTGCAATGCTGACTGTGTGATCAGCAATGTTGTGGCAAAATGGCCTGGCTCAGTCCATGACTCCAGAATCTTTCGGGCCTCTGAAATCTATCAGTGCCTATCACAAG GTGAATTCTCTGGTGTGTTGCTGGGAGACAGGGGGTATGGCTGCCAGCCTTTTCTCCTGACACCTTTCACAGACCCCCAGGAAGCACAGCAGGCCTACAACCATGCCCATGCCAGGACCAGGGCCAGAGTTGAAATGACCTTTGGCCTCCTGAAGGCACGCTTTCACTGCCTTCACAAATTAAGGGTCAGCCCTGTTAGGGCATGTGATATTACTGTGGCTTGTGCTGTCCTCCACAATGTGGCCTGCCTGAGGAAGGAGAGGGCCCCCAGAGTGCCACCAGCCATGGACTGGGACAATCCGGCAATCTTCCCTGATGACGACAGTGGTCGGCTGCTGAGGGACCAATATgtgttgaattattttagttAG